One window of the Peromyscus leucopus breed LL Stock chromosome 17, UCI_PerLeu_2.1, whole genome shotgun sequence genome contains the following:
- the Smim7 gene encoding small integral membrane protein 7, with protein sequence MIGDILLFGTLLMNAGAVLNFKLKKKDTQGFGEESREPSTGDNIREFLLSLRYFRIFIALWNVFMMLCMIVLFGS encoded by the exons ATGATCGGAGACATCCTGCTGTTTGG GACGCTGCTGATGAACGCCGGGGCTGTTCTCAACTTTAAACT GAAAAAGAAGGACACGCAAGGCTTCGGGGAGGAGTCGAGGGAACCCAGCACAG GAGACAACATCCGGGAGTTCCTACTGAGCCTGAGGTACTTCCGGATCTTCATCGCCCTGTGGAATGTGTTCATGATGCTCTGCATGATTGT ACTGTTCGGCTCCTga